One window of the Carnobacterium maltaromaticum DSM 20342 genome contains the following:
- a CDS encoding transporter substrate-binding domain-containing protein yields the protein MKKNKIVWLISFLLVGIFVLIGCGQSEKAADNQENVDSLAAIKKAGTLKVGIEGTFPPFNFHDEKDQLKGFEVELAEAVAKKIGVKAEFVETKWDSLIAGLDVNKYDVVFNNVSVTEERQKKYDFTNPYAHSHATLAVKEDSEIKTLADLKGKKSAQTVSSNYAQDAEKLGAEVVPTDGFAQSIELVLGNRADGTVNDDVTFFYYQKEKPENKIRLIDEAIATSEIAAITNKNNPELTKAIDGALAELKKEGITSKLSITYFGKDITEK from the coding sequence ATGAAAAAAAATAAAATTGTGTGGTTAATCAGTTTTTTACTAGTGGGTATTTTTGTTTTAATTGGATGTGGCCAGTCAGAAAAAGCAGCAGATAATCAAGAAAATGTTGATAGTTTAGCCGCTATAAAAAAGGCGGGCACGTTAAAGGTAGGTATTGAAGGAACCTTTCCACCATTTAATTTTCATGATGAAAAAGATCAGTTAAAAGGGTTTGAAGTGGAATTAGCAGAAGCCGTTGCTAAAAAAATTGGGGTTAAGGCTGAGTTTGTTGAAACAAAATGGGACTCTTTGATTGCTGGGTTAGATGTAAATAAATATGATGTTGTCTTTAATAATGTTTCGGTTACAGAAGAACGACAGAAAAAATATGATTTTACGAATCCCTATGCACATTCACATGCTACTTTGGCTGTTAAGGAAGATTCAGAAATTAAGACATTAGCTGATTTGAAAGGGAAAAAAAGCGCTCAAACAGTTTCAAGTAACTATGCTCAAGATGCTGAAAAATTAGGTGCCGAAGTCGTACCAACTGATGGATTTGCTCAGTCAATTGAACTAGTTCTAGGGAATAGGGCGGATGGGACAGTGAATGATGATGTGACGTTCTTCTATTATCAGAAGGAAAAGCCAGAGAACAAGATTCGCTTGATTGATGAAGCTATTGCCACGAGTGAAATTGCTGCAATTACAAATAAAAATAATCCTGAATTAACCAAAGCTATCGATGGTGCTTTAGCTGAATTGAAAAAAGAAGGAATCACAAGTAAACTCTCAATTACCTACTTTGGGAAAGATATTACAGAAAAATAA
- a CDS encoding trans-sulfuration enzyme family protein, with translation MKIESLIVQGIPAKNNENGAIVPPIYLASTYVQPSIEEHQTYAYGRGGNPTRNALEELISKIEGVDYGFAFASGMAATTTAFNLFKSGDKILVNSNVYGGTYRYLDTVFQQQELSYELVDDFNLLSEEDIDTTVKALFIETPSNPLLQVTDIQRLAAIAHQKGILIIVDNTFATPYLQKPFELGADIVLYSATKYLSGHADIIAGLLTVADSGLAARIKHLQNTLGNVLSPFDSYSLIRGIKTLSVRMDRQEANTVKILAFLKEHEAIARLNYPGSASPEEAAIQKKQTRGNGSVFSIELTEEYNPLKFVEELDVFDLAVSLGGVESLVCHPSTMTHESYAIELQEKIGISVGLLRFAIGIEHVDDLINDLAQALDLAKK, from the coding sequence ATGAAAATAGAATCGTTAATTGTTCAAGGAATTCCAGCTAAAAATAATGAAAATGGAGCCATTGTTCCACCTATTTATTTAGCCTCTACTTATGTACAACCATCGATTGAAGAGCATCAAACTTATGCGTATGGACGTGGTGGGAATCCTACTAGAAATGCATTGGAGGAATTAATCAGCAAAATTGAAGGTGTCGATTATGGTTTTGCTTTTGCTTCTGGGATGGCAGCAACGACGACTGCGTTTAATTTATTCAAATCAGGAGATAAAATTTTAGTGAACAGCAATGTGTATGGGGGAACCTATCGCTACTTAGACACTGTTTTTCAGCAACAAGAATTAAGCTATGAATTAGTTGATGACTTTAATTTACTGTCAGAAGAGGATATAGATACAACGGTTAAAGCGTTATTTATTGAAACGCCGTCTAATCCTTTGTTGCAAGTGACAGATATTCAAAGGCTGGCAGCTATTGCCCATCAAAAAGGAATTTTAATTATTGTAGACAACACCTTTGCAACACCTTATTTACAGAAACCTTTTGAATTAGGAGCTGATATTGTTTTATACTCAGCAACGAAATATTTAAGTGGGCATGCTGATATTATTGCAGGTTTACTTACTGTCGCTGATAGTGGATTGGCAGCTAGAATCAAACATCTACAAAATACATTGGGAAATGTTTTAAGTCCTTTTGACTCTTATAGCCTAATTCGTGGAATTAAAACGTTAAGTGTGCGAATGGATCGTCAAGAAGCGAATACAGTTAAAATTCTAGCTTTTCTAAAAGAACATGAAGCTATTGCTAGATTAAATTATCCGGGATCAGCTTCTCCAGAAGAAGCTGCTATTCAGAAAAAACAAACACGTGGAAACGGTTCGGTCTTTTCAATTGAATTGACCGAGGAGTATAACCCGTTAAAATTTGTGGAGGAACTGGATGTGTTTGATTTAGCCGTTAGTTTAGGCGGAGTAGAAAGTTTAGTATGCCATCCTAGCACAATGACTCATGAATCCTACGCAATTGAATTACAAGAAAAAATTGGGATTAGCGTTGGATTGTTGCGTTTTGCAATTGGAATTGAGCATGTAGATGATTTAATTAATGACTTAGCACAAGCATTGGATCTGGCTAAGAAGTAG
- a CDS encoding putative polysaccharide biosynthesis protein has translation MMPNSPINLEEAAVEEQSAQEKMIRGSAWMTGGSIFSRVLGAIYIIPWMAWMGSAATGKAANGLYALGYTPYALFLTIATAGVPSAIAKQVSYYNALGEYNTGRKLFKKGMGLMVVTGVVCFLIMYLLAPVIGVGEPDQIQVIRSLSWALLIIPGMSLIRGFFQGYQEMAPSAISQLIEQIARIIFMLASVYLIMQVFNGQMVTAVTASTFAAFIGALFSLLALGYYWLKQKPRMDALAATSLDKIDVSTNEILVEMIKEAIPFVIIGSGITFFQLIDQYTFERIVIATTNTTAVLAREMFAVFAFNANKLIMITISIAVSMAVTAIPLITEAFTKNLIKEVRKQVSTNIQLFCFVMFPAAIGMAAVAEPLYTVFYQHSDLGTTILQISCYMSIILGLYTVLSAILQSMNQNKYAIFCLVVGVLVKAAVQYPLVKMFQAEGALYATIFGFSVSSLMLLWTLRRLTRFNVRFIFKRILLITLMTLLMAVVTILVRELCYLFVSPMSREWALVVTIVSAIAGGFSYLYLSLKTRLADRLLGAKVAGIRRRLRIK, from the coding sequence ATGATGCCAAATTCTCCAATTAATCTGGAAGAAGCAGCAGTAGAAGAGCAAAGTGCTCAAGAGAAAATGATTCGTGGATCAGCTTGGATGACAGGTGGTAGTATTTTTTCACGTGTCTTAGGTGCTATTTATATTATTCCTTGGATGGCATGGATGGGAAGTGCAGCAACAGGGAAGGCTGCTAATGGATTATACGCGTTAGGTTACACACCTTACGCTTTATTTTTAACAATCGCAACAGCCGGAGTTCCTTCAGCAATTGCTAAACAAGTCTCCTATTATAACGCGTTAGGGGAATACAATACAGGTAGGAAATTATTTAAAAAAGGCATGGGCTTAATGGTCGTTACCGGGGTCGTTTGCTTTTTGATTATGTATTTATTAGCGCCAGTCATTGGCGTGGGGGAGCCGGATCAGATTCAAGTTATCCGTTCTCTAAGTTGGGCGTTATTAATTATTCCTGGAATGAGTTTGATTCGTGGCTTCTTTCAAGGATATCAAGAAATGGCTCCATCAGCGATTTCTCAATTAATTGAACAAATTGCGCGTATTATTTTTATGCTAGCTTCTGTTTACTTAATTATGCAAGTGTTTAATGGTCAAATGGTGACGGCTGTCACGGCTTCAACTTTTGCCGCTTTTATTGGAGCACTCTTTAGTTTACTGGCTTTAGGCTATTATTGGTTAAAGCAAAAGCCCAGAATGGATGCCTTAGCTGCAACAAGTTTAGATAAAATTGATGTTTCAACAAATGAAATTTTAGTTGAAATGATTAAAGAAGCCATTCCATTTGTAATTATTGGTTCTGGAATTACCTTCTTTCAGTTGATTGATCAATATACTTTTGAACGAATTGTTATTGCTACAACGAACACAACGGCAGTTCTAGCCAGAGAGATGTTTGCGGTGTTTGCTTTTAACGCCAATAAATTGATTATGATTACTATTTCGATTGCTGTTTCAATGGCAGTGACGGCGATTCCTTTAATTACAGAAGCATTTACCAAAAACTTAATTAAAGAAGTTCGGAAACAAGTTTCAACAAATATTCAACTGTTCTGCTTTGTGATGTTTCCAGCAGCAATTGGGATGGCAGCAGTTGCAGAACCTTTATATACGGTATTTTACCAACATAGTGATTTAGGAACAACGATTCTACAAATTTCTTGTTATATGAGTATTATTTTAGGTTTGTATACAGTTTTATCGGCGATTCTTCAATCGATGAATCAAAATAAGTATGCTATTTTTTGTTTGGTAGTTGGAGTGCTTGTTAAGGCCGCTGTTCAATATCCATTAGTAAAAATGTTCCAAGCAGAAGGTGCTTTATATGCTACAATTTTTGGTTTTAGTGTTTCTTCCTTGATGCTGTTATGGACATTGCGTAGATTAACTCGCTTTAATGTTCGCTTTATTTTTAAGCGAATTTTATTGATTACTTTGATGACACTTTTGATGGCTGTTGTGACTATTTTAGTTCGAGAACTTTGCTATCTATTTGTTAGCCCAATGAGTCGTGAATGGGCTTTAGTGGTGACTATCGTTTCAGCAATTGCTGGTGGGTTTTCATATCTTTATCTTTCTTTGAAAACTCGTTTAGCCGATCGTTTATTAGGTGCTAAAGTTGCTGGCATACGTCGCCGTTTACGAATTAAATAA
- a CDS encoding helix-turn-helix domain-containing protein: protein MTGQIGAKIKSKRLAKKLTQAELAADICTQATISNLENKDRLPTISVLLKITNRLDMEFSEVYAYTSGKSANHTQIYQKIRDLCRIQKHQEAYDLITTTIQLDQLETNSDIKRYYYYLGITGVIGYGKISDGIYYFNQALSKKENEQIDYLDISALNGLAIAYDIKNEDDKALNYYQQSLTKLEALPLLIESIKDKIEIAKVYYNTAKFYSKIEDYSKAIELCTSGIKLLQNENLTYYLDYLFYEKGFNLLKIKKIDEAEKYYLYAFILADIHRNKYLVSVIISDIKLYGIQNVDITKRLE, encoded by the coding sequence ATGACTGGACAAATAGGGGCAAAGATAAAAAGTAAGCGCTTAGCGAAGAAATTGACACAAGCAGAGTTAGCTGCGGATATCTGTACGCAAGCTACTATCAGTAACTTAGAAAATAAAGATCGGTTGCCAACCATTTCGGTTCTATTAAAAATCACCAATCGGCTAGATATGGAGTTTAGTGAAGTCTACGCCTATACTTCAGGAAAATCAGCAAACCACACTCAGATTTACCAAAAGATTCGTGACCTTTGTCGAATACAAAAACATCAAGAAGCCTATGATTTGATTACAACCACTATTCAATTAGATCAATTGGAAACTAATTCTGATATTAAAAGGTATTATTACTATTTAGGTATCACAGGGGTTATTGGCTATGGAAAAATTTCAGATGGCATTTATTATTTTAACCAAGCTTTATCTAAAAAAGAAAATGAACAGATTGATTACTTAGATATATCAGCACTAAATGGACTTGCAATTGCTTATGATATAAAGAATGAGGATGATAAAGCCTTAAATTATTATCAGCAATCTCTCACAAAATTAGAGGCTTTGCCTTTATTAATCGAAAGTATCAAAGATAAAATAGAAATTGCAAAAGTTTACTACAATACAGCTAAATTCTATTCTAAAATAGAGGACTATTCTAAAGCAATAGAGTTATGTACATCAGGAATCAAATTATTACAAAATGAAAATCTCACTTATTATTTAGACTATTTATTTTATGAGAAGGGCTTCAATTTATTAAAAATAAAAAAAATAGATGAGGCAGAAAAATACTATTTGTATGCTTTCATACTAGCTGACATTCATAGAAACAAGTATCTAGTGAGCGTAATTATAAGTGATATTAAATTATATGGTATACAAAATGTTGACATAACGAAAAGATTGGAATAG